The following proteins come from a genomic window of Drosophila sulfurigaster albostrigata strain 15112-1811.04 chromosome X, ASM2355843v2, whole genome shotgun sequence:
- the LOC133849348 gene encoding serine-rich adhesin for platelets isoform X4, translating into MSVFNDFQRLWMQRFPQSSLSDAWEQDVRASLERHKIKIAELSKELEQETLYVEYLERLLSDVEKYRESGGDPTTLFEAATNPGAADAANAPSGSSNNVTAATAANGATCSVTGNANAGVDKDFKSSLNLREASTASSGGKDKDRLSLSTDNKYTQNTQNDGGGGGGSGGGLSSAPPTGKRSMTEHSFEREDKKDSGNEKDANGALQQCITELAASIGTGAHKANEQRTTAPNDNKQEAGVATASGSGSGSGSGGGDADKEQSLSQSKPLRKSTSHFVTVIEVKEAKDKDIDDAAASTTTSSTTTTVNDTSSSSAANSSSSTSTPPSTFARHYPEQRNKAVEATAPPLSPSLAMSTSVSASEAKKKMPPRPPPKNVRRVEPPTIPSQQQHQLSSSPKRETPYVGSTMPLPPLGANSSGESPGSSLERNIKPSDILRQKSSESLESKYTANRKTTPELSKLANTPELMEELGRKMVGKTDSLEHAKRSDALSTSNGGSLGRTASTPGRALTPLAGRGNNIVGASPTGSLSKTAKLAAVDSSSTSSLEKKSRASLQASDAETARSKESLASQGISEVIKSYESVSSLSSDSAKAANAQQADNEPYYDSVPLDNGDGEYVFIKPGRTGSSSSRDDLSTPGSTLPMAQLSSQASVTDPESPGRTSNYVNIDYFIQSNETRSSSLDSDGEYEGPPILRTISHDEQQTTMTTTSSSSTSQTPGALRKLSGNARGAKIRSILSSIIHSETIYVECLNKMIQYKRAIHATLGTSQPVIKEDEENTIFFKIDELHEVHTAFLGDLKTIVAHEGGDVLIGEPFKRLADMFDLYSAFLHNYGQAIDTVKKCSANNPQFKKIVSTIVVNLQTEQSLTLEDLLHKPVARVQINALVFNDLLRETPANHPDHQPLKQAQKNIQIFLNQFNVVNQRLPTESNRNLRRMVRNSFIVELVDGHRKLRHLFLFNDVIACAKYKALGRDRIDYELKWFIPLKDVNAYEESDLVADLKESSPANISQVKRNLRSVRDQLILESNGVRTGDKYRRKLADLESQLVLATPNLVLRLGNKANNKTMTFFLSSDFERTQWMDSIMSLKQKCNLPGANTINSLEVTAFIVAMQKGMKTEMGSYLMRNTNDESLLVGDLHMGIQGLQGLEQAADLYICIEVDSYGHYFRKATTKMICRSQCPLWNESFMLELEGSQNVRILLYEDKERPLLRAKHILKLSRSWLTETTQTRSIKLSETLELNASFRFVPGELCRATTKPGALFGAKMSQVLK; encoded by the exons ATGAGCGTGTTCAATGACTTTCAACGTTTGTGGATGCAACGCTTTCCACAAAGCTCACTCTCCGATGCCTGGGAGCAAGATGTGCGCGCCAGTCTCGAACGACACAAGATCAAAATTGCCGAATTGAGCAAAGAACTCGAACAGGAAACACTGTATGTGGAGTATTTGGAGCGTTTGCTATCGGATGTGGAAAAGTATCGTGAATCTGGCGGTGATCCCACAACACTCTTTGAGGCAGCTACCAATCCAGGCGCAGCAGATGCAGCCAATGCACCCAGTgggagcagcaacaatgttacagctgctactgctgcaaATGGCGCAACTTGCAGCGTAACTGGAAATGCAAACGCGGGCGTGGACAAAGACTTT AAATCTAGTTTGAATCTACGCGAGGCATCAACTGCGTCATCGGGCGGCAAGGACAAGGACAGGCTGTCCTTGAGCACcgacaacaaatacacacagaaTACACAGAACGATGGCGGCGGGGGAGGTGGCAGCGGTGGTGGATTGAGCTCTGCCCCGCCGACGGGAAAGCGCAGCATGACGGAGCACAGCTTCGAGCGTGAGGATAAAAAAGACAGCGGCAACGAGAAGGACGCGAATGGAGCGCTGCAGCAGTGCATCACTGAGCTGGCTGCCTCCATTGGCACCGGTGCCCACAAGGCCAACGAACAAAGGACAACAGCACCGAATGATAACAAGCAGGAGGCAGGAGTTGCAACTGcgagtggaagtggaagtggaagcgGAAGTGGGGGCGGAGATGCTGACAAGGAacagtcgctgtcgcagtcgaagCCGCTGCGCAAGTCGACATCACACTTTGTCACCGTCATCGAGGTCAAGGAGGCCAAAGACAAAGACATCGATGATGCTGCAgcatcgacaacgacatcgtcgacgacgacgacggtcAATGacacatcatcatcgtcagcaGCGAATTCGTCGTCGTCAACATCGACACCACCATCGACATTCGCCCGACATTATCCCGAGCAGCGCAACAAAGCTGTAGAGGCGACGGCGCCACCGTTGTCCCCATCGTTGGCCATGTCCACATCCGTCTCAGCGTCCGaggccaaaaagaaaatgccaCCCAG ACCACCGCCAAAGAACGTGCGACGCGTCGAGCCGCCCACCATTCCcagccagcaacagcatcagttGTCATCGTCGCCGAAGCGCGAGACACCGTATGTGGGCAGCACGATGCCACTGCCTCCACTGGGGGCGAACAGTTCGGGCGAGAGTCCGGGCAGTTCGCTGGAGCGCAACATTAAGCCATCGGACATATTGCGGCAAAAGTCATCGGAGAGTCTGGAGTCGAAGTATACGGCCAATCGCAAGACAACGCCCGAGCTGAGCAAGCTGGCCAACACACCCGAGCTAATGGAGGAGCTTGGCCGCAAAATGGTGGGCAAAACCGATAGCTTGGAGCACGCAAAGCGCAGCGATGCGTTGAGCACATCGAATGGCGGCAGCCTGGGACGCACTGCATCCACACCGGGGCGGGCGCTGACGCCACTCGCGGGGCGTGGCAACAACATTGTGGGCGCCTCGCCAACGGGCAGTCTCAGCAAGACGGCCAAACTGGCGGCCGTCGACAGCAGCTCAACGAGCAGTCTGGAGAAGAAGTCGCGTGCCTCACTGCAGGCTAGCGATGCGGAGACGGCAAGGAGCAAGGAATCGCTTGCCTCGCAAGGCATATCGGAGGTG ATCAAGAGCTACGAGTCGGTGTCATCGTTGAGCTCGGACAGCGCCAAAGCGGCGAACGCACAGCAGGCGGACAACGAGCCGTACTATGACAGCGTTCCGCTTGATAATGGCGATGGCGAGTATGTGTTTATCAAGCCCGGACGCACTGGCTCCTCCTCCAGTCGCGACGATCTGTCGACGCCGGGCAGCACGCTGCCGATGGCACAGCTGAGCAGTCAGGCGAGCGTGACGGATCCCGAATCTCCCGGCCGTACCTCCAACTATGTCAACATTGACTACTTTAT TCAGAGCAACGAGACGCGCTCGAGCTCGCTGGACAGCGATGGCGAGTACGAAGGTCCGCCCATCTTGCGGACCATCTCGCATGACGAGCAAcagacgacgatgacgacgacgtcatcatcatccacaTCACAGACGCCAGGCGCATTACGCAAG CTGTCTGGCAATGCTCGTGGTGCCAAAATACGTTCCATACTGAGCTCCATCATCCACAGCGAGACGATCTACGTGGAATGTCTGAACAAGATGATACAG TACAAGCGAGCGATACACGCGACGCTGGGCACATCGCAGCCTGTGATCAAGGAGGATGAGGAGAATACGATCTTCTTTAAAATCGATGAACTGCACGAGGTGCACACCGCATTCCTCGGCGATCTAAAGACAATTGTCGCCCACGAGGGCGGCGATGTGTTGATCGGAGAACCGTTTAAGCGTTTGGCGGATATGTTTGATTTGTATAGCGCATTTCTGCATAACTATGGCCAGGCCATTGATACGGTGAAGAAGTGCAGCGCGAACAATCCGCAGTTCAAAAAGATTGTCTCAACGATTGTGGTCAATCTGCAGACGGAACAATCGCTGACGCTGGAGGATCTGTTGCACAAACCGGTGGCAAGAGTGCAAATCAATGCGCTCGTCTTCAACGATCTGCTGCGCGAGACACCGGCCAATCATCCCGATCATCAGCCGCTGAAGCAGGCACAAAAGAACATACAGATCTTTCTCAATCAATTCAATGTGGTTAATCAACGTCTGCCAACGGAATCGAATCGCAATCTGCGTCGCATGGTCCGCAACTCGTTCATTGTCGAGCTCGTCGATGGCCATCGCAAGCTGCGGCATTTGTTCCTCTTCAACGATGTGATTGCGTGCGCCAAGTATAAGGCACTGGGGCGTGATCGCATCGATTATGAGCTCAAATGGTTTATACCGCTCAAGGATGTCAATGCCTACGAGGAGTCGGACTTGGTTGCCGACCTCAAGGAATCTAGTCCCGCGAACATTTCGCAAGTGAAGCGCAATCTGCGCTCGGTGCGCGATCAACTGATACTCGAGTCGAATGGCGTACGCACCGGCGACAAGTATCGACGCAAGCTGGCGGATCTGGAGTCACAGCTAGTGCTGGCCACGCCCAATTTGGTGCTGCGACTGGGCAACAAGGCGAACAACAAGACCATGACCTTCTTCCTCAGCTCGGACTTTGAGCGCACGCAGTGGATGGACTCGATAATGTCGCTCAAG CAAAAGTGCAATCTGCCTGGCGCCAACACGATCAACTCGCTGGAGGTGACCGCTTTCATTGTGGCCATGCAGAAGGGCATGAAGACTGAAATGGGCTCGTATCTGATGCGCAATACAAACGACGAGAGTCTGCTCGTTGGCGATCTGCACATGGGCATTCAGGGACTGCAGGGACTGGAGCAGGCAGCCGACTTGTACATCTGCATTGAGGTCGACTCATATGGCCATTATTTCCGTAAGGCCACCACCAAGATGATCTGCCGCAGCCAGTGTCCGCTGTGGAACGAGAGTTTCATGCTCGAGCTCGAGGGCAGTCAAAATGTGCGTATCTTGCTCTACGAGGACAAGGAGCGACCGCTGCTACGCGCCAAGCACATACTCAAG CTGAGTCGCAGCTGGCTGACGGAGACGACACAGACGCGTAGCATCAAGCTGAGCGAGACGCTCGAGCTGAACGCCAGCTTCCGCTTTGTGCCCGGCGAACTTTGTCGCGCCACCACAAAGCCTGGTGCGCTCTTTGGTGCCAAAATGAGTCAAGTATTAAAGTAA
- the LOC133849348 gene encoding active breakpoint cluster region-related protein isoform X1, protein MSVFNDFQRLWMQRFPQSSLSDAWEQDVRASLERHKIKIAELSKELEQETLYVEYLERLLSDVEKYRESGGDPTTLFEAATNPGAADAANAPSGSSNNVTAATAANGATCSVTGNANAGVDKDFKSSLNLREASTASSGGKDKDRLSLSTDNKYTQNTQNDGGGGGGSGGGLSSAPPTGKRSMTEHSFEREDKKDSGNEKDANGALQQCITELAASIGTGAHKANEQRTTAPNDNKQEAGVATASGSGSGSGSGGGDADKEQSLSQSKPLRKSTSHFVTVIEVKEAKDKDIDDAAASTTTSSTTTTVNDTSSSSAANSSSSTSTPPSTFARHYPEQRNKAVEATAPPLSPSLAMSTSVSASEAKKKMPPRPPPKNVRRVEPPTIPSQQQHQLSSSPKRETPYVGSTMPLPPLGANSSGESPGSSLERNIKPSDILRQKSSESLESKYTANRKTTPELSKLANTPELMEELGRKMVGKTDSLEHAKRSDALSTSNGGSLGRTASTPGRALTPLAGRGNNIVGASPTGSLSKTAKLAAVDSSSTSSLEKKSRASLQASDAETARSKESLASQGISEVIKSYESVSSLSSDSAKAANAQQADNEPYYDSVPLDNGDGEYVFIKPGRTGSSSSRDDLSTPGSTLPMAQLSSQASVTDPESPGRTSNYVNIDYFIQSNETRSSSLDSDGEYEGPPILRTISHDEQQTTMTTTSSSSTSQTPGALRKNLVSAILLSGNARGAKIRSILSSIIHSETIYVECLNKMIQYKRAIHATLGTSQPVIKEDEENTIFFKIDELHEVHTAFLGDLKTIVAHEGGDVLIGEPFKRLADMFDLYSAFLHNYGQAIDTVKKCSANNPQFKKIVSTIVVNLQTEQSLTLEDLLHKPVARVQINALVFNDLLRETPANHPDHQPLKQAQKNIQIFLNQFNVVNQRLPTESNRNLRRMVRNSFIVELVDGHRKLRHLFLFNDVIACAKYKALGRDRIDYELKWFIPLKDVNAYEESDLVADLKESSPANISQVKRNLRSVRDQLILESNGVRTGDKYRRKLADLESQLVLATPNLVLRLGNKANNKTMTFFLSSDFERTQWMDSIMSLKQKCNLPGANTINSLEVTAFIVAMQKGMKTEMGSYLMRNTNDESLLVGDLHMGIQGLQGLEQAADLYICIEVDSYGHYFRKATTKMICRSQCPLWNESFMLELEGSQNVRILLYEDKERPLLRAKHILKLSRSWLTETTQTRSIKLSETLELNASFRFVPGELCRATTKPGALFGAKMSQVLKREKRDIPFIISACIREVERRGMLEVGCYRVSGSASDLAKLKKAFESDAYEAEQLLREVDIHSVTGILKTFLRELPEALFSDLLYPRFFETFSAFSNNNEATRINELLKVYEELPQANKSSINLILDHLIRVHEKETDNKMSLHNLAMVFGPTLLRPGQTQVKQKDPLAASTVDVMAQAGILYCFLQARIKKD, encoded by the exons ATGAGCGTGTTCAATGACTTTCAACGTTTGTGGATGCAACGCTTTCCACAAAGCTCACTCTCCGATGCCTGGGAGCAAGATGTGCGCGCCAGTCTCGAACGACACAAGATCAAAATTGCCGAATTGAGCAAAGAACTCGAACAGGAAACACTGTATGTGGAGTATTTGGAGCGTTTGCTATCGGATGTGGAAAAGTATCGTGAATCTGGCGGTGATCCCACAACACTCTTTGAGGCAGCTACCAATCCAGGCGCAGCAGATGCAGCCAATGCACCCAGTgggagcagcaacaatgttacagctgctactgctgcaaATGGCGCAACTTGCAGCGTAACTGGAAATGCAAACGCGGGCGTGGACAAAGACTTT AAATCTAGTTTGAATCTACGCGAGGCATCAACTGCGTCATCGGGCGGCAAGGACAAGGACAGGCTGTCCTTGAGCACcgacaacaaatacacacagaaTACACAGAACGATGGCGGCGGGGGAGGTGGCAGCGGTGGTGGATTGAGCTCTGCCCCGCCGACGGGAAAGCGCAGCATGACGGAGCACAGCTTCGAGCGTGAGGATAAAAAAGACAGCGGCAACGAGAAGGACGCGAATGGAGCGCTGCAGCAGTGCATCACTGAGCTGGCTGCCTCCATTGGCACCGGTGCCCACAAGGCCAACGAACAAAGGACAACAGCACCGAATGATAACAAGCAGGAGGCAGGAGTTGCAACTGcgagtggaagtggaagtggaagcgGAAGTGGGGGCGGAGATGCTGACAAGGAacagtcgctgtcgcagtcgaagCCGCTGCGCAAGTCGACATCACACTTTGTCACCGTCATCGAGGTCAAGGAGGCCAAAGACAAAGACATCGATGATGCTGCAgcatcgacaacgacatcgtcgacgacgacgacggtcAATGacacatcatcatcgtcagcaGCGAATTCGTCGTCGTCAACATCGACACCACCATCGACATTCGCCCGACATTATCCCGAGCAGCGCAACAAAGCTGTAGAGGCGACGGCGCCACCGTTGTCCCCATCGTTGGCCATGTCCACATCCGTCTCAGCGTCCGaggccaaaaagaaaatgccaCCCAG ACCACCGCCAAAGAACGTGCGACGCGTCGAGCCGCCCACCATTCCcagccagcaacagcatcagttGTCATCGTCGCCGAAGCGCGAGACACCGTATGTGGGCAGCACGATGCCACTGCCTCCACTGGGGGCGAACAGTTCGGGCGAGAGTCCGGGCAGTTCGCTGGAGCGCAACATTAAGCCATCGGACATATTGCGGCAAAAGTCATCGGAGAGTCTGGAGTCGAAGTATACGGCCAATCGCAAGACAACGCCCGAGCTGAGCAAGCTGGCCAACACACCCGAGCTAATGGAGGAGCTTGGCCGCAAAATGGTGGGCAAAACCGATAGCTTGGAGCACGCAAAGCGCAGCGATGCGTTGAGCACATCGAATGGCGGCAGCCTGGGACGCACTGCATCCACACCGGGGCGGGCGCTGACGCCACTCGCGGGGCGTGGCAACAACATTGTGGGCGCCTCGCCAACGGGCAGTCTCAGCAAGACGGCCAAACTGGCGGCCGTCGACAGCAGCTCAACGAGCAGTCTGGAGAAGAAGTCGCGTGCCTCACTGCAGGCTAGCGATGCGGAGACGGCAAGGAGCAAGGAATCGCTTGCCTCGCAAGGCATATCGGAGGTG ATCAAGAGCTACGAGTCGGTGTCATCGTTGAGCTCGGACAGCGCCAAAGCGGCGAACGCACAGCAGGCGGACAACGAGCCGTACTATGACAGCGTTCCGCTTGATAATGGCGATGGCGAGTATGTGTTTATCAAGCCCGGACGCACTGGCTCCTCCTCCAGTCGCGACGATCTGTCGACGCCGGGCAGCACGCTGCCGATGGCACAGCTGAGCAGTCAGGCGAGCGTGACGGATCCCGAATCTCCCGGCCGTACCTCCAACTATGTCAACATTGACTACTTTAT TCAGAGCAACGAGACGCGCTCGAGCTCGCTGGACAGCGATGGCGAGTACGAAGGTCCGCCCATCTTGCGGACCATCTCGCATGACGAGCAAcagacgacgatgacgacgacgtcatcatcatccacaTCACAGACGCCAGGCGCATTACGCAAG AACTTAGTGTCAGCGATACTT CTGTCTGGCAATGCTCGTGGTGCCAAAATACGTTCCATACTGAGCTCCATCATCCACAGCGAGACGATCTACGTGGAATGTCTGAACAAGATGATACAG TACAAGCGAGCGATACACGCGACGCTGGGCACATCGCAGCCTGTGATCAAGGAGGATGAGGAGAATACGATCTTCTTTAAAATCGATGAACTGCACGAGGTGCACACCGCATTCCTCGGCGATCTAAAGACAATTGTCGCCCACGAGGGCGGCGATGTGTTGATCGGAGAACCGTTTAAGCGTTTGGCGGATATGTTTGATTTGTATAGCGCATTTCTGCATAACTATGGCCAGGCCATTGATACGGTGAAGAAGTGCAGCGCGAACAATCCGCAGTTCAAAAAGATTGTCTCAACGATTGTGGTCAATCTGCAGACGGAACAATCGCTGACGCTGGAGGATCTGTTGCACAAACCGGTGGCAAGAGTGCAAATCAATGCGCTCGTCTTCAACGATCTGCTGCGCGAGACACCGGCCAATCATCCCGATCATCAGCCGCTGAAGCAGGCACAAAAGAACATACAGATCTTTCTCAATCAATTCAATGTGGTTAATCAACGTCTGCCAACGGAATCGAATCGCAATCTGCGTCGCATGGTCCGCAACTCGTTCATTGTCGAGCTCGTCGATGGCCATCGCAAGCTGCGGCATTTGTTCCTCTTCAACGATGTGATTGCGTGCGCCAAGTATAAGGCACTGGGGCGTGATCGCATCGATTATGAGCTCAAATGGTTTATACCGCTCAAGGATGTCAATGCCTACGAGGAGTCGGACTTGGTTGCCGACCTCAAGGAATCTAGTCCCGCGAACATTTCGCAAGTGAAGCGCAATCTGCGCTCGGTGCGCGATCAACTGATACTCGAGTCGAATGGCGTACGCACCGGCGACAAGTATCGACGCAAGCTGGCGGATCTGGAGTCACAGCTAGTGCTGGCCACGCCCAATTTGGTGCTGCGACTGGGCAACAAGGCGAACAACAAGACCATGACCTTCTTCCTCAGCTCGGACTTTGAGCGCACGCAGTGGATGGACTCGATAATGTCGCTCAAG CAAAAGTGCAATCTGCCTGGCGCCAACACGATCAACTCGCTGGAGGTGACCGCTTTCATTGTGGCCATGCAGAAGGGCATGAAGACTGAAATGGGCTCGTATCTGATGCGCAATACAAACGACGAGAGTCTGCTCGTTGGCGATCTGCACATGGGCATTCAGGGACTGCAGGGACTGGAGCAGGCAGCCGACTTGTACATCTGCATTGAGGTCGACTCATATGGCCATTATTTCCGTAAGGCCACCACCAAGATGATCTGCCGCAGCCAGTGTCCGCTGTGGAACGAGAGTTTCATGCTCGAGCTCGAGGGCAGTCAAAATGTGCGTATCTTGCTCTACGAGGACAAGGAGCGACCGCTGCTACGCGCCAAGCACATACTCAAG CTGAGTCGCAGCTGGCTGACGGAGACGACACAGACGCGTAGCATCAAGCTGAGCGAGACGCTCGAGCTGAACGCCAGCTTCCGCTTTGTGCCCGGCGAACTTTGTCGCGCCACCACAAAGCCTGGTGCGCTCTTTGGTGCCAAAATGAGTCAAGTATTAAA GCGCGAGAAACGCGACATTCCGTTCATCATCAGTGCCTGCATACGGGAAGTAGAGCGACGTGGCATGCTCGAGGTGGGCTGCTATCGCGTCAGCGGCTCTGCCTCCGATCTGGCCAAGCTCAAGAAAGCCTTTGAGTCGG ATGCCTATGAGgcggagcagctgctgcgtgAAGTCGATATACATTCGGTGACTGGCATACTGAAGACATTCTTGCGCGAACTGCCCGAGGCACTCTTCTCGGATCTGTTATATCCGCGCTTCTTCGAAACATTCAGTGcattcagcaacaacaacgaagccACACGCATCAACGAGCTGCTCAAAGTGTATGAGGAGCTACCGCAAGCCAACAAATCCTCCATCAATCTGATACTCGATCATCTAATCAG GGTGCACGAAAAGGAGACGGACAACAAGATGTCGCTGCACAATCTGGCAATGGTCTTTGGTCCCACATTGCTGAGACCAGGACAGACGCAGGTCAAGCAAAAGGATCCGCTGGCAGCGAGCACCGTGGATGTCATGGCACAGGCGGGCATACTCTACTGTTTCCTGCAGGCGCGCATCAAAAAGGATTAA